The sequence tcattttcatttgttttagttttgttcactttttctgcagccctacaaataacttttttgtgttCTCAATGTTTCTTTATTCTCtcaatttctttaagaaaaataaatcaatgcATGAAAGCTAAGCATTTTCTACAAAAAGATAATAATCGCGTTTGTTTTTAGTGAAAACCCCGCCCAAATACATCGCTTGATGCCGTGGATTAATCGAGAGCTGGTCGCACTTTGTCGGAACAATCCGGCACAGGTCTCAATCATAATGGAGGACTTTCCCAATCTGCTGATGACCCACGACATCACTTCGCCGGTATTCCGCGAACGAGTTTCCTACTGGGGCTGGGTACGCACTACCCACTTTATTCACGAATTGCTCAACTTTGCCCGTTCGCCATACGATATTATTGGTTATGATCGTTCCGTCCAGTATGACCCGTACTACAACAACAGCGTTGTAGTGCTGTCATCGTCTTCGTCATCCTCTTCAGAGGCTGGTCTCTCCGCGTCCGAAGAAGAGGACGATGTAGTGCGGGTAGTAGAACCGACTCCGGGAACCTCAGGAACTATGGAATCGAGCGGGGGACCGAGTGGGAGCGCCAGACGAGGAAGGACACAATTTACAATCGAAACCAGATCTTCTGATCAAACTGTGATTATGACGGGCTCTTTTGGAGGAGCTGGAGTTAGTGGAATCGTATCGGTATCCACCTCTGGAGCACAACCAAACAACGGATCCGGAACAAGCACCAGTGTTTACCCGGATTTGTCTCGGATGCAACCGCTAACCTCGATGTTACTTCAACCGCCTCCAGTTAGCCGACTAGAGGATGGGGAAAACATTTCCCTTTCGTCCAGTGATAGCGACGACTGCCGGATAGTCGGAGCGCTCAAACCACCCCACCTGCGAACTCCTGAAATGGTCAGCCTAGAATCGGAAAGCGACAGCGATGTCGTATTCGTAAACGAAGATGCCACTAGAGCTAGAACCCAAGCCATGGATAACAACTCTGTTTTAGAGCAGCTTTTTCCAGAAACCCTTTTGAATGAGGAGTTGGCTAAGCTTGAAACTCACATGTTTGCATCCGAGTACAACAACGGAGCTTCCACTTCCTCCGGCGGAGGAAGTGCGAGCGGTGGCATGAAGAAATATTACGCAAAACCTCGACTGAATAGATACAGTGAAGGAACCGGCTTCAAAAGCATCTATGAAGCCAGCGAGTCAGAAAAAAGCCACGGAGAACCAAGCATACAAAGCGAATCTGACTCGTCGAGTCATGACGAAGTCAAGTTCAATATACGAAATCAAGCTCCAATAGGCATTCGCAAAAGGAAATCTGTCAAACGTAGACAAGCATCTTCATCCAGAAGTAGCAGCTCAGCCAGTCGCGATGCAAGCTCTTCTTCTGACTCAGAAAGTGAAAGCAGTAGTTCTTCCTCGAGTGGATGCAGCTCTAGTTCTAGCAACGGGAGTGACAACTCTGCTAATAATTCTCTGAAAGTTACCCTCAAGAAGCGTTCCCGCAGGTCGAATGTACGCTCTCCACGAAAAACTTCCAAACGAGTGCAAAATGAATCGAAATCCAAAACCTCCAAAGTCAAGAAACGGAAGACCTCGTCCTCCAAACGATCCAGTCGCAAGCGCCAAAAACTTCAAATCCCTAAACAGCCCCCCAAAAGTTCATCCGAGAGTGGCAAGGGTACGTCTGTTTCCTGCACTTCGGGACCCTCGGCGGAAAGTCTCAAAATTGAAACCAACACAGTAGCACTCGCCCACCCtgccgggagtttctccggcaaAAAACGTAAAATGAGAAGCGCTGTTATCAAACTGAATCCAGTTGCAAAGGCAGCTCGGCAGCAGCAGCTGGGTGCTTCCAAAAGACGCCGAAAGGCGCCGATCTGCTCCGAATTAATCACTAGCACTGACTTCTCAAGTGAGGAAAACAAACCGGATGCAGACGAACAGCAGATGCCACCAGCGCAGCAGCAAGAAGTACAACACGAATCTACCGACACCAGCTCGCTGGATACGGACACGTCTGATAGCGAAGAAGGTCGGTGTACAATCGCCTCTTTGATACGAGCGGCCAAAACGAGCGACACCTTAGAGATGAAGCAGCAAAGCACGTCTAGCAGCAGTTGCAGCTCCAGTAGCAAAAGCAGTAGCAGCGCAAATTCCTCCTTAACTGGACCGTCGAGCCAGCGGGATGTTGTTACCGGCAATGCGGTAAATGGTGACGACGATGCGGAAGAGGACGaagaggaggaagaagaagacgacgacgacgacgataacGATCAGGAAGATGAGGATGAGCATAACGAATCGCCGGTGGTTTCGACCAGCGAGGAAGTAGATGTCTCGGTGGCGCAGGTGATTGCTGTTGGAGCCGAAGTGGAACTCTGAGATTTACTGCGGACTGTGGAGTTCGACGAGTGGTGAAAGGGGGATAGAGTTGATggtaagtgtttttttttaattagttttagCTTAAATGAAACATGGTAAATTATAATTGGTGTCGGAGTCTGGtcaaaaatgtatatattatGCATGGCACTGAGATCTCATGTGACTTCTTTTTTCGTATTATTGATCAAGTGATTTCAACGGACCACCAACATCTATGCAACATGTgggcacaaaaataaaaaaaaatcacccaaAACACCCAGGCCGCtttgtgctttcgtgctgtgcggttcttttttCTCTTTGCTAGAGGAAGTTTTTAATGCATACTAtgcgaagctattttaattacgttggacccgtttgcggaagtaaaattccaacaagcggtggtaatcctgcaaggacaccgttctgggaaaaaacctctttgAAGGtaacgtctccacgctcagcaatgagcattaattaaagaaagaggaagggggagtctctgaattctctatttccttctaagaaacaaggtttcaagaccgtcctgccaaagcgcggaaaaaatagaaggaagctggagacttcagatgttccttctaattctaacattggaaataattcttctcctatcgaactgagcaatcggttcgatttgattcatgacgaaattgagcaaatcgaatctacctctatccaaggtgattcgattcatgcgaagaagcaAAGGATTTGACCCGTTGTGTATCTGTTGCCTAGTTTGATGATCAAGGTTTCATCCCAGATTGTCAAgcagggtgactgccgcgttttgccgggatcctttgacgatcacaaacgtcttcttcagtatttaactgagaagcggcatAAATTCTTCACGTATGACGataaaactgagcgattgttcaaagtagtcttgaaaggtctccacAGTGAttataaatcactggatgagattaaaattgtaatttctcaattacttggattttgatcagtgccgtaagtgccaaaagtggggtcacggaactaaacattgccacatggatgctaaatgcatgatggtggagcgttcgcccataaaacccgcctggtactgccccacgaattcccttgcaattggtgctagtcgacggcataaaatttgggagagtaccttgtaggcggcgttcagcaatgtgattgcgcggtagttgctacaatccagcttatcgccctttttgtagatgggacacacgacaccttccatccactcctgcggtaaaacttcctcctcccaaatcttggtaatgacccagtgcagcgctctagccagtgcctcaccaccgtgtttaaatagctctcctggtagttggtcaactccaggggctttgttgttcttcagccggccaatctcctcctggatttcctgaagatccgGATCCGGTAGAATtatatcctgcgcgcgttcccccaggtccatcaccataccgccatcttcgtctgctacatcgccattcaggtgctcttcgtagtgctgccgccacctttggatcacctcacgctcgttcgtaagaaggttctcgtttacgtccttacacatatcgggctgtggcacgtggcccttacgtgaacggttcagcttctcatagaactttcgtgtgttattagcgcggtacagttgctccgtctcttcacggtcccGATCtacctgctgacgctttttcctccggaaaatcgagttttgtctgttccgcgcctgtttatatcgtgcctcgttcgccctcgtgcggtgttgcagcaatctcgcccatgctgcattcttcacttctactaactgctcacattcgccgtcataccagtcgtttctctgatccgggggcaccgtgccaagtgcagcggttgcggtgctaccaatggcggatagaatatctcttcagccatcttcaagagacgctgcgcctagctgctcttccgttgggagtgccaattccagctgctgtgcgtattcttgggcttgtctaccgtcttgtagccgcccaatgttaagccgcggcgtccgacttcgacgcgtgttgtacaccgtcgagagttttgagcgcagagcggtaagtgcggacgtttgtgatgtcggagaagaatttaccgtcgattagaacgtggtcgatttggttttccgtttcttggttaggtgatctccatgtggccttgtggatatttttgcggtgaaagaaggtgcttcggactaccattccgcgggaggctgtgaAGTTTATGCAatgttggccgttgtcattcgatacggtgtgcagactatccggtccgatgaccggtctatacatttcctcccttcctacctgtacgttcatgtcaccgatgacgattttaacgtcccgcagtgggcatccatcgtatgtctgctccagctgtgcgtagaatgcttctttctcgtcgtcgggtctcccttcgtgtgggcagtgcacgttgatgatgctatagttgaagaaacggcctttaatcctcagcttgcacatccttgcgttgattggctgccacctaaTCACGCGttaggtagccgctcgatgcccgcttttccacactttctgtcctgtccagcatgctcatgctcatgcacaTGCGTTTATATTAAAAtactactgcgtccacaaataaactggtaaattatattcttcattTAAAACCAAAgtttgggagtttctgttgaaacaaattgtgGACAATTCTCTACACAACATTTTATTGCTGCACTCGCCTTTCaagtgcaatgggcagcaaagggatttgttgagagctgatcttcaaattctaactcgcaacaaatccaaatttttcataattggtgacttcaatgccaaacggACAGGACGTATCATGTAGCAGTTGATGGCGAGGTTTCTGGAAAAGAACAAATACCGTACGGTGTGCCTCAAAGAGCAGTACTCAGTCCGATCTTCTATAACATATTCACTGCAAACATAGTGATGATCGCTGACGTCCACCGGCTTTCTTGTTGTCTTGGACAAATTGTAACAAGCTCATGCAGTAGTCACTAGAACCATaccattttttgacgtaggactacgtttgtcttttctatattggggtacacttgacgattgcgaaaatcagggaccgtcacgaaaatatgatagtcTTTAAACTTAAATATCTttgccgtttctcgatggattttcatttggaccatttttttggaccattcgatcaaggatgagtaaACGCTTCTTTGTAATTATacgaaaatactgatttttaactatttattatcgaaaattgataaaaagtttagaaataggtaaaccaaccaatcatgtACACATCACTAGCTTAGACATcgaaaatcaatcacttgcgggtttggatctaatcgtcagcagcggagcggacacagcgtaacattttcaacggaaatccatcgcattgttggtggtcctcggtgtgttgctgcagatcattcaacctcaacgaaccagcattttatatgaagaaagggttgactataaaaatagcactgtttcgatcccgtgccgccagtggcgatgcttttattacattattgggaaagcgcattggggaaagaaaattgattcttctcaggactagcattttctgaacagaaaggtttaattgcgaaaatggactgattcggtggcatcggcgtttggcgtggaagcttggtttctgttagtgaatccatccattcaaatttacgggcttaatttattgaatacaagaaagctgctttccggcgcgcgacccattttgatcgggtttccgcaaagagcggtttaaccatttataaggcagtggcaactatattatCACCatcaaattatatgtttttctgtttattaacaagagctctacttattatttacCATGTAGTGACTATATTTAGTACCTACCTAGGTGAatatttgagccataaaaattgaaatgtcaatttgagaacggttttttacgaacagatcgtaagtttcgagtggaagatggattttcagttataattcgttgaaaaatgacgacaaagatatactttttcccatCCCGGGTAGAagtgaataacaaacaaataacataataataacaaattttgctgatatatcagatttagttattcttatgttattcataaataacataaaatagcatcccaacagcaagttttgttataatagtaaaatttgttatttatatgttactagctttatgtacccggccttgctcggaattgccagtttgattcgcagttttttttttcacaatcggaaaatgaataaaccaattggtcaacaggataattgcgttatcttatcgatacttcatcatttgatcaaaagaaggcagatttcatttgaaaacattgactgattttggaaaGGAACGaatccataatcgccatattccgggcaaacgtctatttctaaagaaggacaaacatccaccgatgccttattccgagcaaacgtctatttttaaagaagggatcacattcaccatccagaaggaaacacattaatcattgcttttacgttgggcaaaccatgatttcgataaatggttgaattgatcgataactaaacaatacaataatgggttcagaagttaggctggagcacacacacaaacatacaaacattgagtttatatatctcggcaacttattcaaaacgacgtatgtgattttgtaaacaaagatgcatacgtcgatttgtcaaatatgatgacactcccacgcaaaccaatacaacgaacatgtagccgaaacctcccctacctgtatgtggcgatagtttgcgtgggagtgctatcagattgcagaaatcaacgtttaaatttttgtttacaaaatcacatacgtcacatacgttgaataagtatccgagatatatagatagctaatagctatatgtatccggctttgctagggactgaaaagtaaattatagaattaaaatgtccaatgctgtagcacgaaacccacagaggtagatctaccgctcatagaattgaacctttgtatcaatatatttttatatctttgtttggccctaccttttcaataaacatcttccaaaaatagagaataagtgtaccaaatctggttggaatttatcctgggagttacactgaattgctcatttttaaagacaacccttccccataactttcccttttccaaaatgaccctcccaccttctttgttatcttctccttagaatagaaaatgtgtgcaccaaatttggctgaaattggtcctgggagttgggtgttacactgaattgctcttttctaaagacaacccttccccttaccctcccttttcccaatgatcatcccaccctttgttattttctccttaggatagagaatgtgtgtaccaaatttggatgaaagcggtccaggggttcaaaagaaacactgaattgcctgttttctgaacaataccctcccccagacccctccctctttcccaaattacacttccatgtgatcgacttctcttagtgaatacgtgtacaatatttggttgatatgggtactggaagttgggagtaacactgaattgctcgttttataaagacaaccctcccccataccctccctctttttacaatgaccgccccaccccatttgttatcttttctttagggtagagaatgtgtgtatcaaatttggttgaaatcggtgcaggggttcagaatttactctaaattacccgttttctgaacaataccctcctccagaccctcccctttcccaaaatctctcatatgattgtttccttatagtgaatatgtgtacaaaatttggttgaaatcggtcctgggagatgaaagttacacataattgttcgttttctaaacaaaacccctcccctttcctaaatgaccctcccacccctttgttaacttcccctgaggatagagaacgtgtgtaccaaatttgggtggattcggcctagtggttcagaagtagttagcgattatacatacatagattggtttttatgtatatagattgtaAGAAAGAGcaaatgaagaacacattttgcaatcatagcaaagtttgttattcattcATCATTACCATTTacaacatatcaataataactaattttggtgttttcttttcttcaaatattttgctattggtttgttattataatagcaaaatgagtaatctatgagttatttgctaaagcaatgtctgttattatttttgctattttagcaactatatcaaacaaactaatatcaaattttgctattcagttattcatatattaatagtaaaatttgatattattttgctgttttcttctacccgggattGGTAATAACtattttgaatctcatgtgttagattatggcgtgaAAAGtgctttgcctttcttgtatatttggtttctggatttttgacgaaattgcttaggaaaaagtgcagaacaaattttttttcacttatgatgcgttttccaactaggactcttcgctaaaatatgtaacgtgccttgttttgatttgttttacgtaaaacctatttttttaaaatcttgtatttatttttgttgcatttttttcccgcttgcaaggcagtggcaaataacattctccgacattgtctgcggaatcctgatcaaaatggctcgcacgcgccgaaaagcagctttcttatatctaatgaagtaattccattagccccgtcccttcattaatcgttatgagtgcacattatatcatattatattatattatattatattatattatattatatcttctatatatataaaaaccaatctatgtatgtatgttcgctaactacttctgaaccactaggccgaatccacccaaatttggtacacacgttctctatcctcagggaagttaacaaaggggtgggagggtcatttaggaaaggggagggttttgtttagaaaacgaacaattatgtgtaactttcatctcccaggaccgatttcaaccaaattttgtacacatattcactataaggaaacaatcatatgagagattttgggaaaggggaggggtctggagggagggtattgttcagaaaacgggtaatttagagtaaattctgaacccctgcaccgatttcaaccaaatttgatacacacattctctaccctaaagaaaagataacaaatggggtggggcggtcattgtaaaagaggagggtatgggggagggttgtctttataaaacgagcaattcagtgttactcccaacttccagtacccatatcaaccaaatattgtacacgtattcactaagagaagtcgatcacatggaagtgtaatttgggaaagagggagggtctgggggagggtattgttcagaaaacaggcaattcagtgtttcttttgaacccctggaccgctttcatccaaatttggtacacattctctatcctaaggagaaaataacaaagggtgggatgatcattgggaaaagggagggtaaggggaagggttgtctttagaaaagagcaattcagtgtaacacccaactcccaggaccaatttcagccaaatttggtgcacacattttctattctaaggagaagataacaaagaaggtgggaggtcattttggaaaagggaaagttatggggaaggggttgtctttaaaaatgagcaattcagtgtaactcccaggataaattccaaccagatttggtacacttattctctatttttggaagatgtttattgaaaaggtagggccaaacaaagatataaaaatatattgatacaaaggttcaattctatgagcggtagatctacctctgtgggtttcgtgctacagcattggacattttaattctataatttacttttcagtccctagcaaagccggatacatatagctattagctatctatatatctcggatacttattcaacgtatgtgacgtatgtgattttgtaaacaaaaatttaaacgttgatttctgcaatctgatagcactcccacgcaaactatcgccacatacaggtaggggaggtttcggctacatgttcgttgtattggtttgcgtgggagtgtcatcatatttgacaaatcgacgtatgcatctttgtttacaaaatcacatacgtcgttttgaataagttgccgagatatataaaactcaatgtttgtatgtttgtgtgtgtgctccagcctaacttctgaacccattattgtattgtttagttatcgatcaattcaaccatttatcgaaatcatggtttgcccaacgtaaaagcaatgattaatgtgtttccttctggatggtgaatgtgatcccttctttaaaatagacgtttgctcggaataaggcatcggtggatgtttgtccttctttagaaatagacgtttgcccggaatatggcgattatggattcgctcccttttccaaaatcagtcaatgttttcaaatgaaatctgccttcttttgatcaaatgatgaagtatcgataagataacgcaattatcctgttgaccaattggtttattcattttccgattgtgaaaaaaaaaaactgcgaatcaaactggcaattccgagcaaggccgggtacataaagctagttatattatattatattatattatattatattatattatattatattatattatattatattatattatattatattatattatattatattatattatattatattatattatattatattatattatattatattatattatattatattatattatattatattatattatattatattatattatattatattatattatattatattatattatattatattatattatattatattatattatattatatatcagatcacaaaggggtggggctaacgggcttaatttattaagtacaagaaagctgctgttcggcgcgctcgagccattttgatcgggattccacaaagagcggttcgacattcgatgcaacagagcggacacagcagcacggagtcgtgggtggcagtggcaatgcggaaaatttattccaaattttggcttagcgaggcttagcgaaaaatcatcgagtggcggtcggacagttttaacgcaaggtgccgacaagcgtttggatgcagttggTTATTTGatgggaaatgaaaaatgggaaatgaaatgaaaatggttcttctcaggaccaacattttatggaaagaaagagttaattgcaaaaatagattgtatcggtggcatcgggtttggcgagGCTgtggctgttagtgattccattcattcaaatttactgcatcatctccctccgaagcgctatcaaattcgctattt comes from Armigeres subalbatus isolate Guangzhou_Male chromosome 2, GZ_Asu_2, whole genome shotgun sequence and encodes:
- the LOC134217475 gene encoding E3 ubiquitin-protein ligase Topors, with the protein product MEEVQVIDCPPTPEILLSSSTTPPRPSLLDMLDSSSSAEELDNCSGEAGNDETESGRSSPPPKCAICLGKCRQKCYTDSCRHQFCYRCLLEWSKIKAECPLCKQVFRSIIYKQKSYGHYQEHKISIAPPVSPGQGPGSSGGGAARTVPQVYHRLDFTLSQPPRFTYSATLHVQPSQSERLQQLFLHQSGDVQRFSREFPDDFIPSRQNGPEWRRYIYHRRLHARPLADINGRMRDCSASFYRENPAQIHRLMPWINRELVALCRNNPAQVSIIMEDFPNLLMTHDITSPVFRERVSYWGWVRTTHFIHELLNFARSPYDIIGYDRSVQYDPYYNNSVVVLSSSSSSSSEAGLSASEEEDDVVRVVEPTPGTSGTMESSGGPSGSARRGRTQFTIETRSSDQTVIMTGSFGGAGVSGIVSVSTSGAQPNNGSGTSTSVYPDLSRMQPLTSMLLQPPPVSRLEDGENISLSSSDSDDCRIVGALKPPHLRTPEMVSLESESDSDVVFVNEDATRARTQAMDNNSVLEQLFPETLLNEELAKLETHMFASEYNNGASTSSGGGSASGGMKKYYAKPRLNRYSEGTGFKSIYEASESEKSHGEPSIQSESDSSSHDEVKFNIRNQAPIGIRKRKSVKRRQASSSRSSSSASRDASSSSDSESESSSSSSSGCSSSSSNGSDNSANNSLKVTLKKRSRRSNVRSPRKTSKRVQNESKSKTSKVKKRKTSSSKRSSRKRQKLQIPKQPPKSSSESGKGTSVSCTSGPSAESLKIETNTVALAHPAGSFSGKKRKMRSAVIKLNPVAKAARQQQLGASKRRRKAPICSELITSTDFSSEENKPDADEQQMPPAQQQEVQHESTDTSSLDTDTSDSEEGRCTIASLIRAAKTSDTLEMKQQSTSSSSCSSSSKSSSSANSSLTGPSSQRDVVTGNAVNGDDDAEEDEEEEEEDDDDDDNDQEDEDEHNESPVVSTSEEVDVSVAQVIAVGAEVEL